Proteins from a single region of Undibacterium sp. KW1:
- a CDS encoding dynamin family protein produces the protein MSNLVQKFQEYSDWRKGVVKALEQYRSWIHGSDMADAASDQRIARLMERLVDDKLSIAFVAEFSRGKSELINAIFFADYGQRILPSSAGRTTMCPTELLYDDTIPPCIRLLPIETRAEAQSTSEYKGQSHVWTVLPLNISSGDGMLEAFKQVSLTKKVSIDVAKQYGLFDENDPDAPLEVDEDGLVEISQWRHAIINFPHPLLKEGLIIVDTPGLNAIGTEPELTLNLIPNAHAVLFILAADTGVTKSDIDVWRNNIGNGPGRMVVLNKIDSMWDELRTPEEVEAQIVRQVSTVAHTLGLEEKQIFPISAQKGLVAKINKDAPLLARSRLPTLEYALSKELIPAKQNIIRAQMTSEINEIIHAQQAVISARSRSMVEQMMELKSLRGKNMNVIEHMMKRIDAEKKEFDASLLRMQGTRSVFTRLSTEVYTSLGMDILREEIRKSREAMEKSKFSVGLRDSVKQFFSQVKLNLQTSNKKTDEISEMMTVMYRKFSTEHGLALSSPMSFSLDKYIKEVEAIEGVYQKQFSTATLLTTPQVVLMHKFFDSVAARVKQSFLQANRDVEAWQKVVMAPLEAQIREHKGQLKNRMQSIQRIHVATDSLEDKISSFESLQADIDAQKKALTDLEDTLRAALTAELTTLRVAA, from the coding sequence ATGAGCAATCTGGTTCAGAAATTCCAGGAGTACAGCGACTGGCGCAAAGGAGTGGTCAAAGCGCTGGAGCAGTACCGGTCATGGATACATGGATCGGATATGGCCGATGCCGCCAGTGATCAGCGTATTGCACGTCTGATGGAGCGTCTGGTTGACGACAAACTGTCCATCGCCTTTGTTGCTGAATTTTCACGCGGCAAGTCCGAACTGATCAATGCCATCTTCTTTGCAGACTATGGCCAGCGTATATTGCCGTCATCTGCCGGTCGCACCACCATGTGCCCTACCGAGCTTTTGTATGACGACACCATCCCGCCCTGCATACGCCTGCTGCCTATAGAAACCCGTGCCGAAGCGCAATCGACCAGTGAATACAAGGGCCAAAGCCATGTATGGACGGTCTTGCCGCTGAACATCAGCTCTGGCGACGGCATGCTGGAAGCCTTCAAGCAAGTCAGCCTGACCAAGAAGGTCAGCATAGACGTGGCCAAACAATATGGCCTGTTTGATGAAAACGACCCCGATGCACCGCTGGAAGTCGATGAAGATGGCCTGGTAGAGATTTCCCAATGGCGTCATGCCATTATCAACTTCCCTCATCCTTTGTTGAAGGAAGGCCTGATCATCGTCGATACGCCTGGCCTGAATGCGATTGGTACCGAGCCTGAACTGACACTGAACCTGATACCGAATGCGCATGCAGTCTTGTTCATCCTTGCCGCCGACACTGGTGTGACCAAGAGCGATATCGATGTCTGGCGCAATAATATCGGCAATGGCCCTGGCCGCATGGTCGTCCTGAACAAGATAGACAGCATGTGGGATGAGTTGCGTACGCCTGAAGAAGTCGAAGCGCAGATCGTCCGCCAGGTCAGCACGGTTGCGCATACGCTGGGGCTGGAAGAAAAGCAGATTTTCCCTATCTCTGCACAAAAAGGCCTGGTTGCCAAAATCAATAAAGATGCGCCTTTGCTGGCCAGGAGCCGCCTGCCTACGCTGGAATATGCTTTGTCCAAGGAATTGATACCGGCCAAGCAAAACATCATCCGCGCCCAGATGACTTCAGAAATCAATGAAATCATCCATGCGCAACAGGCCGTTATTTCTGCCCGCAGCCGCAGCATGGTTGAGCAGATGATGGAATTGAAGAGCCTGCGCGGCAAGAATATGAACGTCATCGAACACATGATGAAGCGTATCGATGCCGAGAAAAAAGAATTCGACGCCAGCCTCTTGCGCATGCAGGGCACGCGCTCGGTGTTTACCCGTTTATCGACTGAGGTATATACCAGCCTGGGCATGGACATCTTGCGCGAAGAAATCCGCAAATCACGGGAAGCCATGGAGAAGAGCAAGTTCTCGGTAGGCCTGCGTGATTCGGTCAAGCAGTTCTTTTCTCAGGTTAAACTGAACCTGCAGACATCGAATAAAAAGACCGATGAGATTTCGGAAATGATGACGGTCATGTACCGCAAGTTTTCGACTGAACATGGTCTGGCCTTGTCGTCACCCATGTCATTCTCTCTGGATAAATACATCAAGGAAGTCGAAGCGATTGAAGGCGTGTATCAAAAGCAGTTCAGCACAGCCACTTTGCTGACCACACCGCAAGTTGTGTTGATGCACAAGTTCTTTGATTCTGTCGCTGCCCGCGTCAAGCAAAGCTTTTTGCAAGCCAACCGCGATGTCGAAGCCTGGCAAAAAGTCGTCATGGCACCGCTGGAAGCACAGATACGTGAGCATAAAGGGCAGTTGAAAAACCGCATGCAATCGATACAGCGCATCCATGTGGCAACCGACAGCCTGGAAGACAAGATATCGTCGTTTGAAAGCTTGCAGGCCGATATCGATGCGCAGAAAAAAGCGCTGACCGATCTCGAAGATACCCTGCGGGCCGCATTGACTGCAGAACTGACGACGCTCAGGGTGGCTGCCTGA
- the ispE gene encoding 4-(cytidine 5'-diphospho)-2-C-methyl-D-erythritol kinase yields the protein MRLDNCPAPAKLNLFLHVTGRRADGYHLLQTAFQLIDRCDYLDVEVRADGQICRTNEIEGVPADSDLIVRAARLLQSHTGSKLGANLTLRKNLPMGGGLGGGSSDAATTLLALNHLWQTGVQRDELTKLALQLGADVPFFLFGTNAFAEGVGEELQVLHTPDVWFVVLEPGVQVPTPAIFSAKELTRGTNPVRIADFSSDAKHNWKNDLQTVACALFPQVDAAIQWLSQYGDAKMTGSGACVFCAFADETAADTVLKQVPDRWTSWKAKALSSHPMAQKLGSKNIWLEASLTLK from the coding sequence ATGCGACTGGACAATTGCCCGGCCCCCGCCAAGCTCAATCTGTTTTTACATGTGACAGGCCGCCGGGCAGATGGTTATCACTTGCTGCAAACCGCCTTCCAGCTGATTGACCGTTGCGATTACCTGGATGTCGAAGTGCGCGCCGATGGCCAGATATGCAGAACTAATGAGATAGAGGGCGTCCCTGCGGACAGTGACCTGATCGTGCGTGCAGCAAGATTATTGCAGAGCCATACCGGCAGTAAATTGGGTGCCAATCTGACACTACGCAAGAACCTGCCCATGGGTGGAGGCCTGGGTGGCGGCTCATCCGACGCAGCCACTACCCTGCTGGCACTCAATCATTTATGGCAAACCGGCGTACAGCGCGATGAGTTGACGAAACTGGCCCTGCAACTGGGTGCTGATGTCCCCTTCTTTCTGTTCGGGACAAATGCCTTCGCAGAGGGAGTCGGGGAAGAATTGCAGGTTTTGCACACACCGGACGTCTGGTTTGTGGTGCTGGAACCGGGCGTACAAGTCCCCACGCCTGCAATTTTTTCGGCAAAGGAGTTGACAAGGGGCACAAATCCCGTCAGAATAGCGGACTTTTCCAGTGATGCAAAACATAATTGGAAAAACGATCTGCAAACAGTTGCCTGCGCATTGTTTCCGCAAGTTGATGCAGCCATACAATGGCTCTCACAATACGGCGATGCAAAGATGACAGGATCAGGAGCTTGTGTTTTTTGTGCCTTTGCCGACGAGACGGCAGCAGACACAGTGTTAAAGCAAGTGCCAGATCGCTGGACATCATGGAAAGCAAAAGCACTGAGTAGCCACCCGATGGCGCAGAAATTGGGATCGAAAAATATTTGGCTTGAAGCCAGTTTAACGCTAAAATAG
- the mutM gene encoding bifunctional DNA-formamidopyrimidine glycosylase/DNA-(apurinic or apyrimidinic site) lyase: protein MPELPEVEVTRRGVEPHLTGKQVTDVIMRRAGLRWPFPTNLPALLMGRRILATGRRGKYLLLHFEHGTLLIHLGMSGHLRVLDKNLPPAKHDHIDIVVGEFALRMTDPRRFGAVLWHDAADGDLEEHLLIRQLGVEPLEAGFNPELLYKLTRNRSAPIKQVLLAGDIVVGVGNIYASESLFRAGINPKTQAGRISLKRYTLLEAAIRATLAAAIEAGGSTLKDFMGVDGQSGYFQQSYFVYDRTGEPCRVCGEAVRQIKQGQRSSFYCAKCQK from the coding sequence ATGCCAGAATTACCTGAAGTAGAAGTGACCCGCCGTGGCGTAGAGCCGCACCTGACTGGCAAGCAGGTCACCGACGTCATCATGCGCCGTGCTGGCTTGCGCTGGCCTTTTCCCACCAACTTGCCTGCCTTGCTGATGGGCAGGCGTATTCTGGCGACCGGGCGCAGGGGCAAGTACCTGTTATTGCATTTTGAGCATGGCACCCTGCTCATCCATTTGGGTATGTCTGGGCATTTGCGCGTGCTGGATAAAAATCTACCCCCGGCAAAGCATGATCATATTGATATTGTCGTAGGCGAGTTTGCCTTGCGCATGACAGACCCACGCCGTTTTGGCGCTGTGCTTTGGCATGATGCGGCCGATGGTGATCTGGAAGAGCATTTGCTGATACGCCAGTTGGGCGTAGAGCCGCTGGAAGCCGGATTTAATCCAGAATTATTATATAAATTAACAAGAAACCGTAGTGCCCCCATCAAGCAAGTCTTGCTGGCCGGGGATATTGTGGTCGGTGTTGGTAATATTTATGCATCAGAAAGCCTGTTCCGGGCGGGCATCAATCCTAAAACTCAGGCTGGACGCATCAGCCTTAAGCGCTATACTTTACTGGAAGCGGCCATACGGGCGACCTTGGCGGCAGCGATTGAGGCAGGTGGCAGCACTCTTAAAGATTTCATGGGCGTGGATGGGCAAAGCGGGTATTTTCAGCAATCTTACTTTGTGTATGACCGCACTGGCGAACCCTGCCGCGTTTGCGGCGAAGCCGTCAGACAGATAAAACAAGGACAACGCAGCAGCTTTTATTGTGCAAAATGTCAGAAATAA
- the lolB gene encoding lipoprotein insertase outer membrane protein LolB gives MPSNTRFSLLASALFCTLFSTGCASLNSQTQAPAATVVSTATASTRQYQQQIQISGKISIQYQQADKPQSLPGGFEWEQDAQGIRITLLSQLDQIMARITQNAQGATLELNGKAPRTASDLDQLLQDTLGWSLPVAGLRDWLQGFVAIDGKQLVAVKAEDQTVNTQGWKLRYVSWHEQPSFPKRIDLQRYTEQAGDVSIRIVVNEWK, from the coding sequence ATGCCATCAAATACCCGATTTAGCCTGCTCGCTTCAGCTCTTTTTTGCACCTTATTCAGCACTGGCTGTGCCAGCCTGAACAGCCAGACGCAAGCACCGGCGGCAACTGTAGTCAGTACCGCAACTGCCAGCACCCGGCAATATCAGCAGCAGATACAAATCAGCGGCAAGATATCCATCCAGTACCAGCAGGCGGACAAGCCGCAAAGCCTGCCCGGTGGCTTTGAATGGGAGCAGGATGCTCAAGGCATACGCATCACCCTGCTGTCACAACTCGACCAGATCATGGCGCGCATCACGCAGAATGCGCAGGGGGCAACACTGGAGCTAAACGGCAAGGCCCCGCGCACTGCCAGCGACCTTGATCAGTTATTGCAAGATACCCTGGGCTGGTCTTTGCCAGTCGCAGGTTTGCGCGACTGGCTGCAAGGCTTTGTCGCCATCGACGGCAAGCAATTGGTCGCGGTGAAAGCAGAAGACCAGACCGTCAATACCCAGGGCTGGAAACTGCGCTATGTCAGCTGGCATGAACAACCGAGCTTCCCGAAACGCATAGACTTGCAAAGATATACCGAGCAGGCTGGCGATGTTTCTATCCGCATTGTGGTGAATGAATGGAAATAA
- a CDS encoding 50S ribosomal protein L25/general stress protein Ctc — MKVIAFARKEQGTGASRRLRNAGQTPGIIYGGTEAPVSITLDHNALYHALKKEAFHSSILDLEVDGKSEKVLLRDFQVHAYKQLVLHADFQRVDPNQKIHVKVPLHFVNADVSPAVKLSSAVISHVAVELDVSCLPADLPEFVEVDLSKLEAGQSIHVSQLTLPKGVTAVVHGGDATVAIAVVPAGATSAEAEAK, encoded by the coding sequence ATGAAAGTAATCGCATTTGCACGCAAAGAACAGGGGACCGGAGCGAGCCGCCGCCTGCGCAATGCTGGCCAAACACCTGGCATCATCTACGGTGGTACAGAAGCCCCAGTATCCATCACTCTGGATCACAATGCGCTGTACCATGCATTGAAAAAAGAAGCATTCCACTCTTCCATTCTGGACCTGGAAGTAGATGGCAAATCAGAAAAAGTATTGTTGCGCGACTTCCAGGTCCACGCCTACAAACAACTGGTTTTGCACGCTGATTTCCAACGCGTAGATCCTAACCAAAAAATCCACGTTAAAGTGCCTCTGCATTTCGTCAACGCTGACGTATCCCCAGCTGTGAAACTGTCTTCTGCAGTGATCAGCCACGTTGCTGTTGAACTGGACGTTTCCTGCTTGCCAGCAGATCTGCCAGAATTCGTTGAAGTTGACCTGTCCAAACTGGAAGCCGGTCAATCCATCCACGTATCTCAACTGACATTGCCAAAAGGCGTGACAGCTGTTGTACACGGTGGTGACGCTACTGTTGCTATCGCTGTTGTGCCAGCTGGCGCAACTTCTGCAGAAGCTGAAGCAAAATAA
- a CDS encoding ribose-phosphate pyrophosphokinase, whose product MANARANDNMMVFTGNANPALAAGVAKQLGIPLGKADVSKFSDGEVMVEINENVRGKDVFVLQSTCAPTNDNLMEIMLMVDALKRASAGRITAAIPYFGYARQDRRPRSARVAISAKVVANMLEEAGVDRVLIMDLHADQIQGFFDIPVDNIYASPILLGDLVAKNYEDLLVVSPDVGGVVRARALAKRLGCDLAIIDKRRPKANVSEVMNIIGEVEGRNCVIMDDMVDTAGTLTKAAEVLKERGAKKVLAYCTHPVLSGPAIQRISQSPLDELVVTDTIPLTEAARACSKIRQLSCDSLLAETFRRITKGESVISLFTD is encoded by the coding sequence ATGGCAAATGCGCGCGCAAATGACAACATGATGGTTTTCACTGGCAACGCCAATCCTGCACTGGCTGCCGGTGTTGCCAAACAACTCGGCATCCCCCTCGGCAAGGCAGATGTTTCCAAATTCTCTGACGGCGAAGTCATGGTCGAGATCAACGAAAACGTGCGCGGTAAAGATGTATTCGTTCTGCAATCCACTTGTGCACCCACCAACGACAACCTGATGGAAATCATGTTGATGGTTGATGCACTGAAACGTGCTTCTGCCGGTCGTATCACTGCTGCCATCCCTTATTTTGGTTATGCCCGTCAGGATCGTCGCCCCCGCTCTGCGCGCGTGGCGATCTCTGCCAAGGTGGTTGCCAACATGCTGGAAGAAGCCGGTGTAGATCGCGTGCTGATCATGGACTTGCATGCTGATCAAATCCAGGGTTTCTTTGATATCCCTGTTGATAATATTTACGCCTCACCAATTTTGCTGGGTGACCTGGTCGCCAAGAATTACGAAGACCTGCTGGTAGTGTCTCCTGACGTGGGCGGCGTGGTACGTGCCCGTGCCTTGGCAAAACGCCTGGGTTGTGACCTGGCCATCATCGACAAACGCCGTCCTAAAGCGAATGTCTCTGAAGTCATGAACATCATTGGTGAAGTTGAAGGCCGTAACTGCGTCATCATGGATGACATGGTCGATACTGCCGGTACACTGACCAAAGCCGCTGAAGTATTGAAGGAACGTGGTGCCAAGAAAGTATTGGCTTACTGTACTCACCCAGTCTTGTCCGGCCCTGCGATACAACGTATTTCGCAATCGCCATTGGATGAACTGGTCGTGACAGACACTATCCCGCTGACAGAAGCTGCCCGTGCCTGCTCCAAGATACGTCAATTGTCTTGCGACAGCCTGCTGGCAGAGACTTTCCGCCGCATCACCAAGGGCGAGTCGGTCATTTCCCTGTTCACGGACTAA
- the mutY gene encoding A/G-specific adenine glycosylase, which translates to MKSTASRSKADPAGQPASSPRFAPYVDPSFSAALITWQKQHGRHGLPWQRSHEAYRVWLSEIMLQQTQVTAVIPYYKRFLETFPTVFDLAAAPAGQVMEHWAGLGYYTRARNLHQCAKQVVDKYLGKFPADPALLQELPGIGRSTAAAITAFSYGTVAAILDGNVKRVFARVFGIDGYPGTKPVEDNMWLRAQALLPAQDIGAYTQGLMDLGATVCTRSSPKCTLCPFQTRCVAYAQGRTAELPVRKPKKAQKEKQAIMLLVQDGPEVLLERRPPTGIWGGLLSLPELAGMQEYSGEDDAFSVDAQMATVRERASRFGDIASFQVLPVFAHVFTHFKLHILPVHVQLKKRHLQVAEGEHGWHPLSEAVQLGLPAPIKTLLTNLGTQTQLPFTD; encoded by the coding sequence ATGAAGTCTACAGCATCACGCAGCAAGGCTGACCCCGCGGGTCAGCCTGCCTCATCCCCGCGATTTGCCCCATACGTCGATCCCAGTTTTTCTGCAGCGCTCATCACCTGGCAAAAACAGCATGGCCGCCACGGCTTGCCCTGGCAGCGAAGCCATGAGGCTTATCGCGTCTGGCTGTCTGAAATCATGCTGCAGCAAACGCAGGTCACGGCAGTTATACCGTATTACAAACGCTTCCTGGAAACTTTTCCTACCGTGTTTGACCTGGCCGCCGCACCGGCCGGACAAGTCATGGAACACTGGGCCGGCCTTGGTTATTATACCCGCGCCCGTAACCTGCATCAGTGCGCCAAACAGGTGGTGGATAAATACCTGGGCAAGTTCCCGGCTGACCCTGCCTTGTTGCAAGAATTGCCAGGCATAGGCCGCTCAACGGCCGCTGCGATCACGGCATTTTCTTATGGCACGGTGGCCGCAATTCTGGATGGCAACGTCAAGCGGGTATTTGCCCGTGTGTTTGGCATAGATGGTTATCCCGGCACTAAACCCGTTGAAGACAATATGTGGCTGCGCGCCCAGGCTTTATTGCCCGCGCAAGACATAGGCGCTTATACGCAGGGCCTGATGGACCTGGGGGCTACGGTATGTACGCGCAGCAGCCCTAAATGCACGCTATGCCCTTTCCAGACACGCTGCGTGGCTTATGCGCAAGGCAGGACCGCAGAGCTGCCGGTACGCAAACCTAAAAAGGCGCAAAAAGAAAAACAGGCCATCATGCTGCTGGTGCAGGATGGTCCAGAAGTCTTGCTGGAGCGCAGGCCACCCACCGGCATCTGGGGTGGTTTGCTGTCGCTGCCAGAGCTGGCAGGCATGCAAGAATATAGCGGCGAGGATGATGCCTTTTCTGTCGATGCGCAAATGGCGACTGTGCGTGAGCGCGCCAGCCGTTTTGGTGACATCGCCAGCTTTCAGGTCTTGCCGGTTTTTGCCCATGTATTCACTCACTTCAAATTACATATCCTGCCAGTGCATGTACAACTCAAAAAACGTCACCTGCAAGTTGCAGAGGGCGAGCATGGCTGGCATCCGCTGAGTGAAGCAGTGCAACTGGGTTTGCCTGCACCTATCAAGACTTTGCTGACTAATCTTGGCACGCAAACTCAACTGCCATTTACTGATTGA
- the ggt gene encoding gamma-glutamyltransferase, whose product MPSPSSRKLYLSVLVPLCFAVVSPASQAQLAAGIKYDTSYPIISPVYAQSGMVATEQALASQVGLDILKRGGNAVDAAVAVGFALAVVLPNAGNIGGGGFMIIHDSKSGKDVALDFRELAPEKASRDMYLDAKGNVISGKSLYSHLAVGIPGTVAGMDLALRKYGSMKWKDVIAPAIRLAEQGFEISPHLAELIDSSKNQLGKWSASRAIFFKDGKPMLAGERLLQKDLAQSLRLIAEQGPAAFYEGVVAKKIVAEMQQHEGLISASDLKNYKAVERIPVRGNYRGYEVVSMPPPSSGGVHIIQMLNMLEHYPLKEQGANSAQTLHQLSEVMKLAYADRSEFLGDPDYYKVPLKGLTSRAYADELVKKIQPDRATPSAEIKPGKPLPYESDQTTHYSVADKFGNIVATTYTLNLNFGSGIVATGTGIVLNNEMDDFSVKAGVPNAFGLLGGDANAVQGWKRPLSSMSPTIVLKDGKPFLVTGSPGGSRIITTTLQTILNVIDHDMNVAEATISPRIHQQWMPDQLRFEKGISMDTLRLLEQKGQVLRPAATLGKTQTIQIVPQGFAGYSDPRNPDGAALGF is encoded by the coding sequence ATGCCCTCGCCTTCCTCCCGCAAGTTATATCTGAGCGTGCTCGTCCCCCTGTGTTTCGCCGTAGTCAGCCCCGCCAGCCAGGCGCAACTGGCTGCAGGCATCAAATACGATACCAGCTACCCTATCATCAGCCCGGTGTATGCACAGTCTGGCATGGTGGCGACTGAACAGGCGCTGGCAAGCCAGGTTGGCCTCGATATCCTCAAGCGTGGTGGCAATGCGGTGGATGCTGCAGTGGCAGTCGGTTTCGCGCTGGCTGTGGTGCTACCAAACGCAGGCAATATTGGTGGTGGCGGCTTCATGATTATTCATGACAGCAAATCTGGCAAGGATGTCGCGCTGGATTTTCGTGAACTGGCTCCAGAAAAAGCCAGCCGTGACATGTACCTGGATGCCAAGGGCAATGTCATCTCCGGCAAATCCCTGTATAGCCATCTGGCAGTTGGCATACCCGGCACGGTGGCAGGCATGGACCTGGCCTTGCGCAAATATGGCAGCATGAAATGGAAGGATGTCATCGCCCCGGCGATACGCCTGGCTGAGCAGGGCTTTGAGATCAGCCCGCATCTGGCTGAACTCATCGACTCCAGCAAAAATCAGCTCGGCAAATGGTCAGCCAGCCGTGCGATCTTTTTCAAGGATGGCAAGCCCATGCTGGCTGGAGAGCGCTTGCTGCAAAAAGACCTGGCACAATCGCTGCGTCTGATTGCCGAGCAAGGCCCGGCTGCATTTTATGAAGGTGTGGTCGCAAAAAAAATCGTCGCTGAAATGCAGCAGCATGAAGGCCTGATCTCGGCCAGTGACCTGAAGAATTACAAGGCAGTGGAGCGCATACCCGTGCGTGGTAATTATCGTGGCTATGAGGTGGTTTCGATGCCGCCACCCAGTTCTGGCGGTGTACACATCATACAAATGCTGAACATGCTGGAACACTATCCCCTGAAAGAGCAAGGTGCCAACAGTGCACAGACCCTGCATCAGCTCAGCGAAGTCATGAAACTGGCCTATGCTGACCGCTCAGAATTTTTGGGTGACCCTGATTATTACAAGGTGCCGCTCAAGGGCCTGACTTCACGCGCTTATGCGGATGAACTGGTCAAGAAAATACAGCCAGACCGCGCCACGCCTTCTGCCGAAATCAAACCCGGCAAGCCCCTGCCCTACGAAAGCGACCAGACCACGCATTACAGCGTGGCCGACAAATTCGGCAACATCGTCGCCACCACTTACACCCTGAACCTGAACTTTGGCAGCGGCATCGTTGCCACGGGAACCGGCATCGTCCTGAATAATGAGATGGATGATTTCTCGGTCAAGGCAGGCGTACCAAATGCCTTTGGCTTGCTGGGTGGTGATGCCAACGCTGTACAGGGATGGAAGCGGCCTTTAAGCTCGATGTCGCCGACGATAGTACTCAAGGACGGCAAACCCTTCCTGGTCACCGGCAGCCCAGGTGGCAGCCGCATTATCACGACGACACTGCAAACCATATTGAATGTCATTGACCATGACATGAACGTGGCCGAAGCCACCATCTCGCCGCGCATACACCAACAATGGATGCCAGACCAGTTGCGCTTTGAAAAAGGCATCAGCATGGACACGCTGCGCCTGCTGGAGCAAAAAGGCCAGGTATTGCGCCCCGCTGCCACTCTAGGTAAGACCCAGACCATACAGATAGTCCCACAAGGCTTTGCCGGGTATTCAGACCCGCGCAATCCGGATGGTGCTGCGCTGGGGTTTTGA
- a CDS encoding lipopolysaccharide assembly protein LapB: MSATTLWRPAALLLSAALISGCASVGKQGTAAEDTHHVSDAAQAALSAEKTLNGVASAPVYEDPLPEVKLTEELFYKIVTAEIAFQRGSWQSAYVILYSVAEQTRDPRIAKRAAEIALAAKQSGEALQAVRLWRELAPNSNEATQYYLGFMVMNNNLAEIQSVYTEKLKSSDPKQLGVMMLQVQRLLSRARDKNGAYNTLTTLLQPYKDSPDAHMALAQGAYVKGDNKLAVSEAQQVLKARPDSQLAVLTVAQASSQEDAAKALSAFLVKNPSARDVRLAYASILIDLKQLDQANREFEIIARDKPDDISAIYTLGVLAMERNQPQKAEAYFLRYLQSLEGKTGEERDPTTALVNLSRIAAERKDYKAAQDWLAQVDSYDGRNPAWFNVQIRRGFLLAKEGRLLEARAFIQQIKTSNETEQIQLIQTEAQLLRDANLPDQARAVLEQGIKQTPNNPDLLYDFAMLAESQKDISSMEASLRKVIELAPTSQHAYNALGYSFADRNVQLDEANTLIEKANQLAPDDPFILDSLGWVKFRLAKYDEAEQALRRAYQMRPDAEIGVHLGEVLWTMGQKDDAKKIWRDALKKDPENQTLKSTLERLKVKP; the protein is encoded by the coding sequence ATGTCGGCTACCACGCTGTGGCGGCCTGCCGCACTATTATTAAGTGCAGCACTGATCAGCGGATGTGCCAGCGTAGGCAAACAAGGCACAGCTGCTGAGGACACGCATCATGTCAGCGATGCGGCACAGGCAGCCCTGTCTGCAGAAAAAACCCTGAACGGCGTAGCCAGTGCACCGGTCTATGAAGACCCCTTGCCTGAAGTCAAGCTGACCGAGGAATTATTCTACAAGATCGTCACCGCAGAGATCGCCTTCCAGCGTGGCAGTTGGCAAAGCGCCTATGTCATCCTGTACTCGGTGGCAGAACAAACCCGCGATCCGCGTATAGCCAAACGGGCGGCAGAAATCGCGCTGGCCGCCAAACAATCAGGCGAAGCGCTGCAGGCTGTGCGCCTGTGGCGCGAACTGGCACCGAACTCAAATGAAGCTACCCAGTATTACCTGGGCTTCATGGTGATGAATAATAATCTCGCTGAAATCCAGTCTGTCTATACCGAAAAACTGAAGTCATCTGATCCCAAACAACTGGGCGTGATGATGTTGCAGGTGCAGCGGCTGTTGTCGCGTGCCCGGGACAAGAATGGTGCATACAATACACTGACCACCCTGCTGCAACCATATAAAGACAGTCCTGATGCCCACATGGCACTGGCACAAGGTGCCTATGTCAAGGGTGACAACAAGCTCGCCGTCAGTGAGGCACAACAAGTACTGAAAGCCAGGCCAGATTCTCAACTGGCGGTGCTCACCGTTGCCCAGGCATCTTCACAAGAAGATGCTGCCAAGGCCTTATCGGCTTTCCTGGTAAAAAACCCCAGTGCCCGCGACGTGCGCCTGGCCTATGCCAGCATACTGATAGACCTGAAACAGCTGGATCAGGCCAACCGCGAATTTGAAATCATCGCACGCGACAAACCTGATGATATCAGTGCCATCTACACCCTGGGTGTACTGGCGATGGAGCGTAACCAGCCGCAAAAAGCCGAGGCTTATTTTCTGCGTTATCTGCAGTCACTCGAAGGTAAGACCGGCGAAGAGCGCGACCCGACCACAGCCCTGGTCAATCTCTCGCGCATAGCGGCTGAGCGCAAGGATTACAAAGCCGCGCAAGACTGGCTGGCGCAGGTGGATTCTTATGATGGCCGCAATCCTGCCTGGTTCAATGTACAGATACGCCGTGGCTTCTTGCTGGCCAAGGAGGGCAGGCTGCTGGAAGCACGCGCCTTCATACAGCAAATCAAGACCAGTAATGAAACCGAGCAAATCCAGCTGATACAGACCGAAGCGCAGCTATTGCGTGACGCAAACCTGCCGGATCAGGCCAGGGCAGTGCTGGAACAAGGCATTAAGCAGACGCCGAATAATCCTGACTTGCTGTATGACTTTGCCATGCTGGCCGAGTCACAAAAAGACATCAGCAGCATGGAAGCCTCATTGCGTAAGGTCATAGAACTGGCACCCACCAGCCAGCATGCCTACAATGCTCTGGGTTACTCTTTTGCTGACCGCAATGTGCAACTGGACGAAGCCAATACTCTGATAGAAAAAGCCAACCAGCTGGCACCGGATGATCCTTTCATCCTCGATAGCCTGGGCTGGGTCAAGTTCAGGCTGGCCAAGTATGACGAAGCAGAACAAGCCCTGCGCCGCGCCTATCAGATGCGCCCTGATGCCGAGATAGGAGTGCATCTGGGTGAAGTCTTGTGGACCATGGGACAGAAAGATGATGCAAAAAAAATCTGGCGCGATGCCCTGAAAAAAGACCCGGAAAACCAGACCCTGAAATCCACGCTGGAAAGATTGAAAGTCAAACCTTGA